Proteins from a genomic interval of Nostoc sp. TCL240-02:
- a CDS encoding alpha-amylase family glycosyl hydrolase: MVKTTPSQFSPDQYKVDSAQEKVDAIIETPPSETEIDLEFLYTRDIEFRQETIYFLVVDRFYDGDPDNSEGENSELYDPNRQEWGKYWGGDLQGVIDKLDYLKNMGVTALWLTPLFEQVEELFISNAAMHGYWTKDFKRINPRYIADGENPSLNATQEEKNTTFDRLITELHKRNMKLVLDIVCNHSSPDTSGSKGELYDDGVKIADFNNDVNHWYHHYGEVQNWEDDWQVQNCELAGLATFNENNTEYRQYIKSAIKQWLDRGVDALRVDTVKHMPIWFWQEFTGEMSNHKPDVFIFGEWIYSNPSDDRSVEFANHSGMTLLDFGLCVAIRAALGQGSEMGFQTIQYIFDQDYRYNGATELVTFIDNHDMCRFQSLNPDPAMLKVAIALIMTSRGIPCIYYGTEQYLHNDTDGGNDPYNRPMMENWDTDSEVYRCIRLLSGLRRLNPAVSMGSHWQKYLTADVYCYVRRSRDSLCFVALNRGGEVILPEVETELPDGEHTCVVTRNKYEVKEGKICNLVLEERGVLVFSHVGERIKAQTIVRVQLNGVDTQPGEIIVVTGDCPELGNWDISKAYRLEYINSNTWSAEIPFDESVGKLIAYKYAMWREGRSPLRENLVNRRWVIAKEGTVKWRDTWASGRES; the protein is encoded by the coding sequence ATGGTAAAAACCACTCCATCTCAGTTTTCTCCAGATCAATACAAAGTTGATTCTGCACAAGAAAAAGTAGACGCTATTATAGAAACGCCACCATCAGAAACTGAGATTGACCTAGAGTTTCTTTACACCAGAGATATTGAATTTCGTCAGGAAACTATTTACTTTCTGGTAGTCGATCGCTTTTATGATGGCGATCCAGATAACAGCGAAGGTGAAAATTCAGAACTCTACGATCCCAATAGACAAGAATGGGGTAAGTACTGGGGTGGTGACTTGCAAGGTGTCATCGATAAATTAGATTATCTCAAAAATATGGGAGTTACCGCCCTTTGGCTAACTCCGCTATTCGAGCAAGTAGAAGAGTTATTTATTAGCAATGCGGCGATGCATGGCTATTGGACAAAAGATTTTAAGCGGATTAATCCTCGCTACATTGCTGATGGAGAAAACCCTTCTTTAAATGCTACCCAAGAAGAAAAAAATACGACTTTTGATCGGTTAATTACAGAACTACACAAGCGGAATATGAAGCTGGTGCTGGATATTGTCTGCAATCACAGCAGCCCTGATACCAGTGGTAGTAAAGGTGAATTGTATGATGATGGCGTTAAAATTGCTGACTTTAATAATGATGTTAATCATTGGTATCACCACTATGGTGAAGTGCAAAACTGGGAAGACGATTGGCAAGTACAGAATTGTGAACTAGCGGGTCTTGCAACCTTTAATGAAAATAATACAGAATATCGACAGTATATTAAATCAGCAATTAAACAATGGCTAGACCGGGGTGTGGATGCACTGCGGGTTGATACTGTCAAGCACATGCCGATTTGGTTTTGGCAAGAATTCACTGGCGAGATGAGCAATCACAAACCAGATGTATTTATTTTTGGCGAATGGATTTACAGTAATCCGAGTGACGATCGCTCGGTAGAATTTGCCAATCATTCAGGCATGACACTTCTAGACTTTGGGCTATGTGTGGCAATTCGAGCCGCATTGGGTCAAGGTTCAGAAATGGGATTCCAAACAATTCAATACATTTTTGACCAAGATTATCGCTATAACGGGGCAACAGAGTTAGTTACCTTCATCGATAACCATGATATGTGCCGCTTCCAATCGCTGAATCCCGATCCAGCGATGTTGAAGGTTGCGATCGCCTTAATTATGACATCTCGCGGCATTCCCTGTATATATTACGGTACAGAACAGTATTTACATAATGATACTGATGGCGGTAACGACCCATATAACCGCCCGATGATGGAAAATTGGGATACCGATAGTGAGGTTTATCGTTGTATTAGATTGCTATCTGGTTTACGGCGGCTAAATCCTGCTGTGTCAATGGGTAGCCATTGGCAGAAATACTTGACCGCCGATGTTTACTGTTATGTCCGCCGCTCTCGTGATTCTCTATGTTTTGTAGCTTTAAACCGGGGAGGGGAAGTTATTCTCCCAGAAGTAGAAACAGAATTGCCCGATGGTGAGCATACTTGCGTAGTGACTCGCAATAAGTATGAAGTAAAAGAGGGCAAGATTTGTAACCTGGTATTAGAAGAACGGGGAGTGCTTGTTTTCAGCCACGTTGGGGAACGGATCAAAGCACAAACAATTGTGCGCGTCCAACTCAATGGCGTGGATACTCAACCCGGTGAAATCATTGTGGTGACAGGAGATTGTCCAGAGTTGGGTAACTGGGATATCAGCAAAGCATATCGTTTGGAGTACATCAACTCAAATACTTGGTCTGCCGAGATTCCCTTTGATGAAAGTGTTGGTAAGCTGATTGCTTATAAATATGCCATGTGGCGGGAAGGGCGATCGCCTCTGCGGGAAAATTTGGTCAATCGTCGCTGGGTGATTGCCAAAGAAGGTACTGTTAAATGGCGTGATACCTGGGCATCGGGAAGAGAATCGTAG